In the Natrinema sp. CBA1119 genome, TCCGTCGTGTGGAGCCGGACACGACGCGAGGTCGGTGCAGGTCGCGCCGTTCATATATGCGGGATCGGCTTTCGTCTCGACCCATCGTTCGCCTCGTTCGACCCGAAACTGGGCGCGATGGATCGTCGGCGTCTGCGTCGAATCACCGTTCGGAACGAAGATGATAACGTCGCCCGGCTCACCCAATCGCTCGTATCCGGTCTCTCGAGCGCTCTGAGCGGTGACGATACCCGTTCCCGCAACAGCTCCATCGCCGGCGAACCGTCCGTCGTCGGCGATGAAGACGAGGTCCCCTCGTTCGAGGGCGGGTTCCATACTGCCGCTCTCGACGGCGACCATCGGCGGCCAGGCACCGGTAATTCCGAACAGGAGGACGCCGACGACTGCGATGATCGCGCCGATCGTCGCGATGTCTCGAACCGCGGTTCCCGTTCGATCCTCGGTCTCGAGGAGCCAGCGGACGACGCCGTCGTCTTCGATCGTGACCGCATCGTCGCGCTTCGCTCGAGACCGCGACCCGGCCGTCCGCTCTCTGTCTCCGGGTTTTGACGGCGGACCCGTCTCTGGTCCCGAGGGCGGATCGCGACGGCTGGGCCGATCGCGGTTCCTGTCGTCGGCGTCGGGACCGTCCATTGACCACCGGTTTCTCCGAACCCGGTATCAACTTTCCGGCAAACTTCGGACTGCTTTCACGTACAGACGCCGGAAGCTGCCGATTCCACAAAACGGCTGGAACGGCCGGAGTTCGTGAGCGGACGGGAGCGCGACCGGAACCGGCCCCGTCCCTTTCGAACCGATCGGAAAACCGACGCGGGGAATCGGGGATTCGCTATCCTTTTGCCGTCCCTCGCGAATGCGGGGTATGTGCCACTCGAGGCCGCTGCCCGACTCGTTAGCGAACTCACGAGCCGCGGCTACAACGCCGAACGCGAGGCGGTGACACGGCTCGCGGCGGCCGAGGATCCGAACGCCGCACTCGAGCGCGTCCTCGAGGACGTTCCGAACGATGCGCTCGTCGTCCGGGCCGATCACGTCGAGTCGGTCCTCTCGCGGAGCGACACCACCGGTTCGCCTCGAACCAACGGCTCCGATACTGGCGATTCCGTCGAATCGGGTACCACGAGCGTCGGGAGCGAAACGGCGGGGCGCAACGCCACTCGAACCGATGCGTCGTCCACCGATTCGACCCCCTCCGTTTCAACTGGAACCGAACGTGCCTCGGGGGGTGATTCGCCCGATCGATCTCCAGT is a window encoding:
- a CDS encoding S26 family signal peptidase, whose translation is MDGPDADDRNRDRPSRRDPPSGPETGPPSKPGDRERTAGSRSRAKRDDAVTIEDDGVVRWLLETEDRTGTAVRDIATIGAIIAVVGVLLFGITGAWPPMVAVESGSMEPALERGDLVFIADDGRFAGDGAVAGTGIVTAQSARETGYERLGEPGDVIIFVPNGDSTQTPTIHRAQFRVERGERWVETKADPAYMNGATCTDLASCPAPHDGFVTKGDANPAYDQLPRSGAETTVVSAEWVTGKAMVRVPWVGGIRLTIDSIRSIVGSGPIVVAAVGTALALVWYGAIAGERDP